The following coding sequences are from one Culicoidibacter larvae window:
- the treC gene encoding alpha,alpha-phosphotrehalase, producing MNTKFKQSVVYQIYPKSFQDSNGDGIGDIQGIISRLDYLAELGVDYLWLTPPYVSPQRDNGYDIADYYEIDPLYGTMADFDELLAQAHAKGLKIIMDLVVNHTSTEHEWFKQARTGKDNPYYDYYIWRDQPNNWQSKFGGTTWEYNQATNTYYLHLFDKTQADLNWENPKMRQDIYKMMRWWLTKGIDGFRLDVVNLLSKDQRFLDDTLASATADGRKFYTDGPRIHEFLHEMNREVLAQFPDALTTGEMSSTNLASCIRYTNPANEELDMVFNFHHLKVDYKDKAKWTKTPFDFAELKQLFTEWQVGMHEGGGWNALFWNNHDQPRALSRFGNDHEYRFESATMLATVLHGMQGTPYIYQGEEFATGNPDFTSIHQYRDVESLNAFEILRNANIPEAEVLDILAAKSRDNGRTPMTWDSGHANGFTSGKPWISAGRNADEVNAAADCAAAKSVFKYYQKLIQLRKEQAVIVDGDYQPLFAEHAQLFAYSRNLADEHLLVLANFYDTPMEIDLSAIEWLKGSQQVLISNAAKPLERLEGIISLQPYETYMVLG from the coding sequence ATGAACACAAAATTTAAGCAGTCAGTTGTCTATCAGATATATCCTAAAAGTTTTCAAGATAGTAATGGTGATGGTATTGGTGATATTCAAGGCATTATTTCGCGGCTTGATTATTTGGCTGAGCTGGGCGTTGATTATTTATGGCTGACACCGCCGTACGTGTCGCCGCAACGTGATAATGGGTATGATATTGCTGATTACTATGAGATCGATCCGTTGTATGGTACGATGGCTGATTTTGATGAGTTGTTAGCACAAGCTCACGCCAAAGGGTTGAAGATTATTATGGACTTGGTAGTGAATCATACTTCTACCGAGCATGAGTGGTTTAAGCAGGCGCGTACCGGTAAGGATAATCCTTATTATGATTATTATATTTGGCGCGATCAGCCGAATAACTGGCAGTCTAAGTTTGGCGGGACTACTTGGGAGTATAATCAAGCAACCAATACTTACTATTTGCATTTGTTTGATAAAACTCAGGCTGATTTAAACTGGGAAAATCCGAAGATGCGTCAGGATATTTATAAGATGATGCGTTGGTGGCTGACTAAAGGTATTGACGGATTCCGTCTTGATGTCGTGAATCTGCTTTCCAAGGATCAGCGCTTTTTAGATGATACTTTGGCTTCTGCTACCGCTGATGGGCGTAAGTTTTATACTGATGGTCCACGCATTCATGAGTTTTTGCATGAAATGAATCGTGAAGTTCTGGCTCAGTTTCCGGATGCCTTAACAACCGGTGAAATGTCATCGACAAACTTAGCGAGTTGTATCCGTTATACTAATCCAGCGAATGAAGAACTGGATATGGTATTTAATTTCCATCATTTAAAGGTTGATTATAAGGATAAAGCCAAGTGGACCAAGACGCCTTTTGATTTTGCTGAGTTAAAGCAGTTATTTACAGAGTGGCAGGTTGGTATGCACGAAGGTGGTGGTTGGAACGCCTTGTTCTGGAACAATCATGATCAGCCGCGAGCGTTATCACGTTTTGGGAATGATCATGAGTATCGCTTTGAGAGTGCGACAATGTTGGCAACAGTTTTGCATGGTATGCAAGGGACGCCATACATTTATCAGGGCGAAGAGTTTGCAACCGGAAATCCTGATTTTACTTCAATTCATCAGTATCGCGATGTTGAGTCGCTCAATGCTTTTGAGATTTTGCGTAATGCCAATATACCAGAGGCTGAGGTGCTGGATATCTTAGCGGCGAAGTCGCGGGATAATGGTCGGACGCCGATGACTTGGGATAGTGGCCATGCTAATGGGTTTACCAGCGGTAAACCATGGATTAGTGCCGGCAGAAATGCTGATGAAGTGAATGCCGCAGCTGATTGTGCAGCGGCAAAGTCGGTGTTTAAGTATTATCAAAAGTTGATTCAATTGCGTAAAGAACAGGCAGTTATTGTTGATGGTGATTATCAGCCGTTGTTTGCTGAGCATGCACAGCTGTTTGCTTATAGTCGTAATTTAGCTGATGAGCATTTGCTAGTGCTGGCAAACTTTTATGATACACCTATGGAGATAGATTTATCTGCTATTGAGTGGTTAAAGGGGAGTCAGCAGGTGTTGATCAGTAACGCCGCCAAACCGCTTGAGCGTTTAG
- the treP gene encoding PTS system trehalose-specific EIIBC component, giving the protein MGKYTEQAKSLLEYVGGKDNIVSLTHCVTRLRFVLKDESKADITKIEALDDVKGTFTSAGQFQVIIGNAVADFYKDFAAVSGIEKVSKEEVKQDALQHQNILQRLIANLAEIFVPIIPVLLAGGLILGLRNILESIAIVDGLTLVQMYPWVDALNSFLWVPGEAIFHFLPVAICWSTVKKFGGTPVLGITLGIMLVSPQLLNAYGYAAANAAGEVPVWDFGLFVIQKVGYQAQVLPALLGGIVLAKMETFLSKYIHDALKMVIIPITVLLVTLVLSYTIIGPVSREIGNAIAFAFEWLLTGPFSFIGAIIFGLAYAPLVITGLHHTFIAVDLQLIANLGGTMIWPMIALSNIAQGAAAFACYFLYKDAKTRSVTTSSTISAWLGVTEPAMYGVNLKFRYPFYAAIIGSACAAVVSIVTGVMANGIGVGGLPGILSIQPQYWLPFAIAMVVAIAVPMVLTFVFHKMAVQKAGGKEIITAEETDFGM; this is encoded by the coding sequence ATGGGAAAGTATACTGAACAAGCAAAATCGTTGCTTGAGTACGTTGGCGGTAAAGACAATATTGTTTCGTTGACGCATTGTGTGACGAGATTACGATTTGTTTTAAAAGATGAGAGTAAAGCAGACATTACTAAGATTGAAGCATTGGATGATGTGAAGGGAACATTTACCAGTGCTGGACAATTCCAGGTTATTATTGGTAATGCTGTTGCTGACTTTTATAAGGATTTTGCGGCTGTAAGCGGCATTGAAAAAGTGAGCAAAGAAGAAGTGAAGCAGGATGCGTTGCAACATCAAAATATTTTACAGCGTTTGATTGCTAACTTGGCAGAGATTTTTGTACCAATCATTCCGGTATTGTTAGCCGGTGGGTTGATTTTAGGATTGCGTAATATTTTGGAGAGTATTGCTATTGTTGATGGTTTAACTTTAGTGCAAATGTATCCTTGGGTAGATGCGTTAAACTCATTCTTATGGGTGCCGGGTGAAGCGATATTCCATTTCTTGCCGGTTGCTATTTGTTGGTCAACAGTTAAGAAGTTTGGCGGTACGCCAGTACTAGGTATTACTTTAGGAATTATGCTGGTATCACCACAATTATTGAATGCTTATGGCTATGCGGCAGCGAATGCTGCCGGAGAAGTACCGGTTTGGGACTTTGGTCTGTTCGTTATTCAAAAAGTTGGTTATCAAGCACAAGTGCTACCGGCATTGCTTGGTGGGATTGTACTTGCTAAGATGGAAACATTCTTAAGCAAATATATCCACGATGCATTGAAAATGGTTATCATTCCGATTACTGTTTTATTAGTAACTTTAGTATTATCATATACAATTATCGGACCGGTATCACGTGAAATCGGTAATGCGATTGCCTTCGCTTTTGAATGGCTGCTAACCGGACCGTTTAGCTTTATCGGCGCAATTATTTTCGGTCTCGCTTATGCACCGCTGGTAATTACCGGATTGCATCACACCTTTATTGCTGTTGACTTGCAGTTGATTGCGAATCTTGGTGGAACGATGATTTGGCCGATGATTGCCTTGAGCAATATCGCTCAAGGGGCAGCTGCCTTCGCATGTTATTTCTTATATAAAGATGCAAAAACTCGTTCAGTAACGACATCTTCAACTATTTCAGCATGGTTAGGAGTTACCGAGCCGGCGATGTATGGGGTTAACTTGAAATTCCGTTATCCGTTCTATGCGGCCATCATTGGTTCAGCTTGTGCGGCAGTGGTTTCAATTGTGACCGGCGTTATGGCTAATGGTATTGGTGTTGGTGGATTGCCAGGAATCTTGTCAATTCAACCACAATATTGGTTACCGTTTGCGATTGCAATGGTTGTAGCAATTGCCGTGCCGATGGTTCTTACCTTTGTATTCCACAAAATGGCAGTACAAAAAGCTGGCGGTAAAGAAATTATTACTGCTGAGGAAACTGATTTCGGTATGTAG